In Paenibacillus sp. FSL R7-0345, a single window of DNA contains:
- a CDS encoding LacI family DNA-binding transcriptional regulator has product MRRKVTIQSIADFTGLSKFAVSRALSNKPGVSTQTRDTILKAAGQLGYFKDSLPAKAPGGPVDLDSRKWSGTIVILFPNVRYQNPESLYWGPVFNGISSRLDQRGINVVTLTEPRGDSLFSLLHPEAIMGVITVGSISTPILLEIRSLGIPVMMVDHAAPGFRSDSIFTDNMTVMKELMSLAIGKGYTNFQFIGNIRDAESFYERFLVFRAALEDKGIGLSQIPALIGPEIDKFRETFAAAVTEHGLPDIFICANDTYALFALETLEYMGIPVPANLAFTGFDNTYPALPLLATVDVDKGLLGMRAVDQMLWRILNPGTSFEKILIQADLIIKG; this is encoded by the coding sequence ATGCGACGCAAAGTAACGATTCAATCTATAGCGGATTTCACGGGACTATCCAAATTTGCGGTCTCACGGGCCTTATCGAACAAACCGGGAGTCAGCACCCAGACCCGGGACACGATCCTCAAAGCCGCCGGCCAGCTTGGTTATTTCAAGGACTCTCTGCCGGCAAAAGCTCCGGGCGGGCCAGTGGATCTGGATTCGCGTAAATGGTCCGGGACCATTGTGATTCTGTTTCCCAACGTCCGCTACCAGAATCCGGAATCCTTATACTGGGGTCCTGTGTTTAACGGCATCTCCTCCCGGCTGGACCAGCGGGGCATCAATGTAGTGACCTTAACCGAACCCCGAGGAGACTCCCTGTTCTCCCTTCTGCATCCCGAAGCCATAATGGGTGTGATTACGGTCGGCTCGATTTCTACCCCCATTCTGCTGGAGATCAGGAGCCTCGGGATTCCGGTGATGATGGTGGATCACGCTGCCCCCGGGTTCAGGAGTGATTCCATCTTTACCGATAACATGACTGTCATGAAGGAACTGATGAGCCTGGCCATCGGGAAGGGATATACAAATTTCCAGTTCATCGGCAACATCCGCGATGCTGAAAGCTTCTACGAACGCTTCCTTGTCTTCCGCGCGGCACTGGAGGATAAAGGGATTGGACTTAGCCAGATTCCTGCCCTGATCGGGCCTGAGATCGACAAGTTCAGGGAGACCTTTGCCGCTGCAGTTACCGAGCATGGCCTGCCTGATATTTTCATCTGCGCCAACGATACGTACGCGCTGTTCGCGCTTGAAACGCTGGAATACATGGGCATTCCTGTTCCCGCCAATCTGGCCTTCACCGGCTTTGATAACACATATCCTGCACTGCCTCTGCTCGCAACCGTTGATGTCGATAAGGGTCTGCTTGGCATGCGGGCCGTGGACCAGATGCTGTGGAGAATCCTCAATCCCGGTACCAGCTTCGAAAAAATCCTGATTCAGGCAGATTTGATCATCAAAGGCTGA
- a CDS encoding Gfo/Idh/MocA family oxidoreductase, producing the protein MTIRFGVIGTNWITDRFIQAGLENEDFILTAVYSRTEEKGQAFAAKYAGAAIYTNLEDMVSSPEVDAVYIASPNSMHAEQAIICMNHGKHVLCEKPAASNSKELKLMIEAARTNDVLLMEAMKSTMMPNFTVIKDNLYKLGTVRRYFASYCQYSSRYDAYLQGTVLNAFNPEYSNGSLMDLGIYCLYPMVTLFGKPDGVKATGYMLSSGVDGEGSMVMSYPDMDAIVMHSKITDSYLPAEIQGENGTMVIDKINQPYQVKIHYRDGTVEELTVPQVFEAMYYEAHEFIELLKNGQRESSINSHESSLAVAEVMEEARRQIGLRYAGDL; encoded by the coding sequence ATGACAATTCGTTTCGGGGTCATTGGCACCAACTGGATTACAGACCGTTTTATTCAGGCTGGACTGGAAAATGAGGATTTTATTCTGACTGCGGTTTATTCCCGTACAGAGGAAAAAGGCCAGGCTTTTGCCGCCAAATACGCGGGAGCTGCGATTTATACGAATCTGGAGGATATGGTGTCCAGCCCGGAAGTGGACGCTGTGTACATAGCCAGTCCTAACTCCATGCACGCCGAGCAGGCGATCATCTGCATGAATCACGGCAAGCATGTTCTCTGTGAGAAGCCGGCCGCTTCCAACAGCAAAGAGCTGAAGCTTATGATTGAAGCTGCCCGTACCAATGATGTGCTGCTGATGGAAGCAATGAAATCGACGATGATGCCTAACTTCACCGTAATTAAAGACAATCTTTATAAGCTTGGCACAGTGCGGCGTTATTTCGCCAGCTATTGTCAATACTCATCCAGATACGACGCGTACCTGCAGGGGACTGTGCTGAATGCGTTCAACCCGGAATATTCCAACGGCTCGCTGATGGATCTGGGCATTTACTGTCTGTATCCGATGGTGACGCTGTTCGGTAAGCCGGATGGGGTCAAGGCAACCGGCTACATGCTGTCCTCCGGGGTGGATGGCGAAGGGAGCATGGTCATGAGCTATCCTGATATGGATGCCATTGTTATGCACTCCAAAATTACCGATTCCTATCTGCCTGCTGAAATTCAGGGGGAGAACGGAACGATGGTCATCGATAAAATCAACCAGCCGTACCAGGTCAAAATCCATTACCGCGACGGGACGGTTGAGGAGCTTACAGTCCCTCAGGTGTTCGAGGCGATGTATTATGAGGCGCATGAATTTATTGAGCTGCTGAAAAACGGCCAGCGCGAGAGCAGCATCAACAGCCATGAAAGTTCGCTGGCGGTAGCGGAAGTTATGGAGGAAGCGAGACGGCAGATCGGCCTCCGCTATGCGGGTGATTTATAG
- a CDS encoding radical SAM/SPASM domain-containing protein, producing the protein MKTFKKVYIEITSVCNLACSFCPPTERTKNFMKLDTFNKILDEIKPHSNHIYLHVKGEPLLHPKIGELLDAAHAKGFKVNITTNGTLIHKAGPKIIGKPALRQMNFSLHSFDGHEGSENREGYLREIISFVREASAQGVIISFRLWNLTEDNQTNVTRMRNRETLAVLEEAFDLDYRIEEKVVPGSGVKIAPRVYLNQDHEFRWPALHEPEDDGKGFCHALRSQAAVLVDGTVVPCCLDGEGVINLGNLHEQPFSEIIEGERANNLFYGFSRREAVEELCRKCGYRQRFGT; encoded by the coding sequence TTGAAGACATTTAAAAAGGTATACATCGAGATTACAAGCGTCTGCAACCTGGCCTGCAGCTTTTGCCCGCCGACGGAGCGGACGAAAAACTTCATGAAGCTGGACACCTTTAACAAAATTCTGGATGAGATCAAGCCGCACAGCAATCATATCTATCTTCATGTTAAGGGAGAGCCGCTGCTGCATCCGAAGATCGGCGAGCTGCTGGATGCTGCGCATGCCAAAGGCTTTAAGGTCAATATAACGACTAACGGAACGCTGATCCACAAAGCCGGCCCGAAGATTATCGGCAAGCCGGCGCTGCGGCAGATGAACTTCTCCCTGCACAGCTTCGACGGGCATGAGGGCTCCGAGAACCGCGAGGGCTATCTGCGGGAGATTATTTCGTTTGTCCGCGAAGCCTCGGCACAGGGCGTGATCATCTCCTTCCGGCTGTGGAATCTGACGGAGGACAATCAGACCAACGTGACGCGGATGCGCAACCGCGAGACGTTAGCGGTGCTGGAGGAGGCCTTCGATCTCGATTACCGGATTGAAGAAAAGGTGGTTCCCGGCAGCGGCGTCAAGATTGCGCCGCGCGTCTATCTGAACCAGGACCACGAGTTCAGATGGCCGGCCCTGCATGAGCCGGAGGATGACGGCAAAGGCTTTTGCCATGCGCTGCGCAGCCAGGCAGCGGTGCTGGTCGACGGCACGGTGGTGCCGTGCTGTCTGGATGGCGAGGGCGTCATCAACCTCGGCAACCTGCATGAACAGCCGTTCTCCGAGATTATCGAGGGCGAGCGGGCGAATAATCTGTTCTACGGCTTCTCCCGCAGGGAAGCGGTTGAGGAGCTGTGCCGCAAATGCGGGTACCGGCAGCGGTTCGGGACCTGA